A genomic segment from Vicugna pacos chromosome 17, VicPac4, whole genome shotgun sequence encodes:
- the SPCS1 gene encoding signal peptidase complex subunit 1 translates to MLEHLTSLPTQMDYKGQKLAEQMFQGIILFSAVVGFIYGYVAEQFGWTVYIVMAGFAFSCLLTLPPWPIYRRHPLKWLPVQDSGTEDKKPGERKIKRHAKNN, encoded by the exons ATGCTGGAGCATCTAACCTCGCTGCCCACGCAAATG GATTACAAGGGCCAGAAGCTAGCTGAACAGATGTTTCAGggaattattcttttttctgca GTAGTTGGATTTATCTACGGATACGTGGCTGAACAGTTCGGGTGGACTGTCTATATAGTTATGGCAGGATTTGCTTTTTCGTGTTTG CTGACACTTCCACCATGGCCCATTTATCGCCGGCACCCCCTCAAGTGGTTACCTGTTCAAGACTCAGGCACAGAAGACAAGAaaccaggagaaagaaaaattaagaggcATGCTAAAAATAATTGA